From Rhododendron vialii isolate Sample 1 chromosome 10a, ASM3025357v1, the proteins below share one genomic window:
- the LOC131304608 gene encoding transcription factor CYCLOIDEA-like has product MFSSTTNAYLLPRLSPPPPFLGVGDATDFFLQYHSDLLLTDTLFGMVVSNKPPARNQEASTELNGQSFGPKSALPKTKKAAKKHKHSKIFTAQGLRDRRVRLSIETARKFFDLQDMLGFEKASKTIDWLLKNSKAEIKDLLNKVTDGSSGGAKRSTLTATAPGCEVASAGAFDDTKMKELEISTGGKGKKVKLQRDRAAAFDERYLAARESRARARERARERTREKKILRSKLKGSPISSDEQKKISEYGFKFVPSFGRPATSTANGNVV; this is encoded by the coding sequence ATGTTCTCTTCAACCACCAATGCATATCTCCTCCCAcgcctctctcctcctcctccctttctcGGCGTCGGCGATGCCACCGATTTCTTCCTCCAGTACCACTCGGATCTGCTCCTGACCGACACCCTTTTCGGCATGGTAGTTTCAAACAAGCCTCCGGCGAGAAACCAAGAAGCCAGTACTGAACTCAATGGACAAAGTTTTGGTCCAAAGAGCGCGCTGCCAAAGACGAAGAAGGCCGCGAAGAAGCACAAGCACAGCAAGATTTTCACGGCTCAAGGGCTGAGGGATCGGAGAGTGAGGCTCTCAATCGAGACGGCTCGCAAGTTCTTTGATCTCCAGGACATGCTAGGGTTCGAGAAAGCAAGCAAAACCATTGATTGGTTGCTAAAAAACTCGAAGGCAGAAATCAAGGACCTGCTGAACAAGGTGACGGACGGCTCGAGTGGTGGTGCAAAGAGGAGTACTCTGACTGCTACTGCCCCTGGATGTGAAGTGGCATCAGCAGGAGCCTTTGACGATACCAAGATGAAGGAACTGGAGATTAGTACTGGTGGCAAGGGCAAAAAGGTCAAGTTACAGAGAGATAGGGCTGCTGCATTTGATGAGAGATATCTTGCTGCAAGAGAGTCTAGGGCAAGGGCAAGAGAGAGAGCCAGGGAAAGAACAAGAGAGAAGAAGATCTTGAGATCCAAGTTGAAGGGATCTCCAATTTCCAGTGATGAGCAAAAAAAGATTTCAGAATAT